The genomic region TCAACCACGACAAAATTCGAGCCGAACACTATTGGGCTGTCGATGGTAGCTGGGGGTTTGAACCCCCGGCACTCTTGCCGAATGCTGACGGCTGATAGCTGACAGCTTCTTCCCTTCCCTTGACCCTCTATCCAAAAGCCAGTAGGTTGCGACCCGCATTCGGTCTAGGGAAATGACCGAATTGAGGAGGGAAACGTCATGCAATTGTCCTGGCTGCGGCGAGGTTTTGCCGCTGCGATCGCCCTGTCTCTCACGCTTCATGCAAGCGCTTACGCCGCCAGTAAACAGAATGGGGTTGAGAACCTCAAACCTGTCACCCAAGAGCGCTTGCTCAAGGGAACCGACGATGCCTCAGGCTGGCTGATGTACGGCGGGAATTACCAAAACTGGCGCTTTAGTCCGTTAAAAGATCTCAATCGCCAGAATGTGAAGAAACTCCAAGCCACCTGGATCTTTCAGACCGGCATCCCCGGCCAACTTGAAGCCGCGCCGATTGTCGCCGACGGTATCATGTATCTGGTGGCGTCGTTCAATCACGTCTACGCCCTGAATGCTGTGACGGGAGAGCCATTATGGAAATACGACCACCCGCTCCCAGATGACCTGCGTATTTGTTGTGGTCCGACCAACCGTGGCGTCGCTATTGCCGACGACAAAGTCTTTGTTGGCACTCTCGACGCCCGCATGGTGGCGCTCGACCGCAAAACCGGCGCGGTGGCGTGGAACGTGAAGATGGATGACTATGCCGTCGGCTACAGCTCCACTGCGGCACCGCTCGTCATTAGAGATAAAGTCATTATCGGAATCGCTGGCGGTGAATACGGTGCGCGCGGGTTCATCGACGCTTACGATATCAAAACCGGCGAGCGTAAATGGCGCCGCTATACCGTGCCCACCGCCGGAGAGAAAGGTGTCGAAACCTGGGCCGGCGATTCCTGGAAGACCGGCGGCGCTCCAGCTTGGGTCACCGGGACCTACGACCCCGAACAGAACCTGCTCTATTGGGCCACCGGCAATCCTTCTCCTGACTGGAACGGCGACAGTCGTAAAGGCGATAACCTCTATAGCAACTCCGTCCTGGCGCTAAATCCCGACAACGGCGACTTGAAATGGCACTTCCAATTCACCCCGCACGATGAGTGGGACTACGATGCCACGAACGGTCTGTTCTTAGTCGATGTGGACCGCAATGGCCGGAAGGTCAAGGCCGTCGCCCAGCCCAACCGCAACGGCTTTCTCTATGTCGTGGACAGCACCTCCGGCAAATACCTGCACGGTGCGCAGTACGTCGATAAACTCAACTGGGCGACTGGTCTGGACGAAAACGGACGCCCCAAAGTCGATCCCAAATACTTGCCCATGGTTGGTGGTAATCCAGAATACGTCTGCCCCGGTAACGTCGGCGGTCAGAACGGCTCGTTCACTGCCGCCTACAGCCCCAAGACCAAGTACATTTACGTCCCGGTGATCGAGAGCTGCGGTAAAATGGAGAGAGGGTCGTCGGTGTTCATCCAAGGCATTCCTTTCTGGGGCGGCGGACCAGGTGCCACGCAAGCTGACGATCAATCTTCCTACGGTCATCTCACCGCAGTTGACCCTACGACCGGCGCGTTGAAGTGGCGCTACGTCGATGAATATCCGCTGGCTGGCGGGACGCTGGCCACTGCCGGCGGGCTGGTATTTACCGGCAACCAAACCGGCTATGCAATGGCCTTCGATGACACTACCGGCGAACTGCTGTGGAAGTTCCAGACTGGCTCGACCGTGCGCGGACAGCCGGTCACCTACAAGATTGGCAATCGCCAGTACGTGGCGGTGCCCAGCGGTGGCGGCGGGCTCGCCATTAGTCTGGTGGGCGAGAATCCCCTCGGCACTAAAGGAAGCGCGGTTACGGTTTTCGCGCTGCCGCAATAGCCAGAGAGCATTTTCGTGCGACGAAAACTTTGCCGGTCATTTCTGCTGGGGGCGAGCCTCCTGTGCGCCTCTGGTCAGCTCGCTCCCGCTCTGCTTTCTGCTGAGGTGTCGGCTAGCGAGCCGAACGCCTTACGCGTGTGTCTGCTGGAAAACAACCTGCCGTATTCTTCTCGTCAGGAAAATTCCGGCTTCGACTTCGACGTTGCGAAAGCGGTAGCCGATGGAATGGGGAAGTCGTTCTTACCAGTATGGACGAGTAACTCGACCCGTATCGACGAAATCGAAGAGAGCGATTTTCCCACGCGTAAGCTGGCGAGAAATGTTTGTGACGCTATTTTCAGCCTTCCCGGGCAAGACGCGATTAAGGACGCCCCCAAGCTCGCGCTCGGTGCCCCCTATTACGGCGCGGCCTTTCAGCTCATCGCCAAAGAGCAAAATGCGCTGAACAACTTGATGTCCCTGGGGACCACTCCAGTTGCTATTCAATCCCAAACCATCGCCAATTTCGTCTTGAACGCGAGGAAAGCCCGCATGCAGACATTCTTCTCGACGGAAGAAGCCTTGAACAGCCTCGTCAAAGGAGAAACCGCACTGGCCTTGCTGTGGGGACCGGTGGCAGGATGGCATTTACGCAACCATCCGGACCTCAAGCTGTTTTTCGTCAGTGGCTACGAACCGCCGACGGTAGTGCGCTGGAACGAACACGTGGCGACACGCGCAAGCGATACTGATTTACGCAACGCTATCGATGTCGCATTGAAGAATCTCGACGAGAAAGGCACGCTCCAAGCACTTGCCCAGCATTATGGCATACCGTTGCACAAACCTTTTGCCAGTACCTACAGCTTCGCGGAGATGCAGAAGCTCAACTGAGAAAGACCCATAATGATTCTGTCGATTGGACATCTTGTACGCAGATTGCCGTTGTTCGTCACTCTTCT from Deltaproteobacteria bacterium harbors:
- a CDS encoding PQQ-dependent dehydrogenase, methanol/ethanol family; amino-acid sequence: MQLSWLRRGFAAAIALSLTLHASAYAASKQNGVENLKPVTQERLLKGTDDASGWLMYGGNYQNWRFSPLKDLNRQNVKKLQATWIFQTGIPGQLEAAPIVADGIMYLVASFNHVYALNAVTGEPLWKYDHPLPDDLRICCGPTNRGVAIADDKVFVGTLDARMVALDRKTGAVAWNVKMDDYAVGYSSTAAPLVIRDKVIIGIAGGEYGARGFIDAYDIKTGERKWRRYTVPTAGEKGVETWAGDSWKTGGAPAWVTGTYDPEQNLLYWATGNPSPDWNGDSRKGDNLYSNSVLALNPDNGDLKWHFQFTPHDEWDYDATNGLFLVDVDRNGRKVKAVAQPNRNGFLYVVDSTSGKYLHGAQYVDKLNWATGLDENGRPKVDPKYLPMVGGNPEYVCPGNVGGQNGSFTAAYSPKTKYIYVPVIESCGKMERGSSVFIQGIPFWGGGPGATQADDQSSYGHLTAVDPTTGALKWRYVDEYPLAGGTLATAGGLVFTGNQTGYAMAFDDTTGELLWKFQTGSTVRGQPVTYKIGNRQYVAVPSGGGGLAISLVGENPLGTKGSAVTVFALPQ
- a CDS encoding transporter substrate-binding domain-containing protein, producing MRRKLCRSFLLGASLLCASGQLAPALLSAEVSASEPNALRVCLLENNLPYSSRQENSGFDFDVAKAVADGMGKSFLPVWTSNSTRIDEIEESDFPTRKLARNVCDAIFSLPGQDAIKDAPKLALGAPYYGAAFQLIAKEQNALNNLMSLGTTPVAIQSQTIANFVLNARKARMQTFFSTEEALNSLVKGETALALLWGPVAGWHLRNHPDLKLFFVSGYEPPTVVRWNEHVATRASDTDLRNAIDVALKNLDEKGTLQALAQHYGIPLHKPFASTYSFAEMQKLN